In Quercus lobata isolate SW786 chromosome 12, ValleyOak3.0 Primary Assembly, whole genome shotgun sequence, a genomic segment contains:
- the LOC115972213 gene encoding pectin acetylesterase 8-like: MAGTRLVQWLNILVWALVLLKTEGANVSITIVEDAVAKGAVCLDGSPPAYHWDKGFGAGINNWLVHIEGGGWCNNVTLCLNRSETRLGSSKHMDKAVAFTGILSRVQNYNPDFYNWNRIKIRYCDGASFTGDVEAVDPATNLHFRGARIWPAVIEDLLSKGMKDAKNAFLSGCSAGGLASILHCDSFRALIPSGATVKCLSDAGYFINVKDISGAQHIEEFYSQVVATHGSAKNLPSSCTSKIKPELCFFPQNVAHEIKTPIIFVNAAYDSWQIKNILVPTIVDPHGTWHNCRRNIKKCSDDQIQTMQGFRLDFLKALENTGNSSSKGLFIDSCYDHCQTELQETWLFDDSPLLAKTTIAKAVGDWYYDRRPFQKIDCPYPCNPTCHNLVTVLQEHPDL, from the exons ATGGCTGGGACAAGATTAGTCCAATGGTTGAATATTCTAGTATGGGCACTAGTACTGCTCAAAACAGAAGGTGCTAATGTATCAATTACTATTGTTGAGGATGCGGTGGCAAAAGGAGCTG TTTGTCTGGATGGAAGTCCGCCAGCTTATCACTGGGATAAGGGATTTGGTGCAGGAATTAACAATTGGTTGGTTCACATTGAG GGAGGTGGCTGGTGCAACAATGTCACCCTCTGTCTTAATCGTTCAGAAACTCGTTTAGGTTCATCTAAGCATATGGACAAGGCAGTTGCTTTCACTGGGATTCTGAGTAGAGTCCAAAATTATAATCCTG ACTTCTACAACTGGAATAGAATTAAGATTAGATACTGTGATGGGGCATCATTTACTGGTGATGTAGAAGCAGTCGATCCA GCTACTAATCTTCACTTCAGAGGAGCAAGAATTTGGCCTGCAGTAATTGAGGACCTATTATCAAAAGGAATGAAAGATGCAAAAAAT GCTTTTCTTTCTGGTTGTTCTGCTGGTGGATTGGCTTCTATTTTGCATTGTGATAGCTTCCGAGCTCTCATACCTAGTGGTGCTACAGTTAAATGCCTATCAGATGCTGGTTACTTCATCAATGT GAAAGATATTTCTGGAGCACAACACATTGAAGAATTCTACAGTCAAGTAGTTGCAACGCAT GGTTCAGCAAAGAATTTGCCTTCATCATGcacttcaaaaataaaaccagAGTTG TGTTTCTTTCCCCAAAATGTGGCACATGAAATTAAAACAccaataatttttgtaaatgCAGCCTATGATTCATGGCAG ATTAAAAACATTTTGGTACCAACTATAGTTGATCCTCATGGCACCTGGCATAATTGCAGACGTAATATAAAGAAGTGCTCGGACGATCAAATTCAAACCATGCAAG GTTTTAGGCTTGACTTCTTAAAAGCATTGGAAAACACTGGCAACTCTTCATCTAAGGGACTATTTATCGACTCTTGCTATGACCACTGCCAAACCGAATTGCAGGAGACATGGTTATTTGATGATTCTCCATTGCTGGCTAAAACA ACAATTGCAAAGGCTGTTGGAGACTGGTATTATGACCGAAGGCCCTTCCAAAAGATAGATTGCCCTTATCCTTGCAACCCCACTTGCCACAACCTTGTTACCGTTTTACAAGAACACCCAGATCTATAG